A window from Helicobacter pylori NQ4053 encodes these proteins:
- a CDS encoding HTH domain-containing protein: MIYRELAKKVLEQAERPLKPKEIWEIACGMGLDKERPSIGKTPWSTLGSDLGKDKKQFYVARKEGGAFFYWLKSREREFPPQETPDSKEEDDEQSECSDTAEKQKTSFDEKEKERDLHPLLVKFLNEDPNFKLLCKTIHHEKCRKDKKGKCEWNYPDIVGVYFPYNKYFPYNKYQQETLKFLQHTGQKRHKLFSFELKIRINFSNLKESYFQTVSNSTWANEGYLVVFEEIEDKVLGELRRLSQSFGIGVIKLESEISNSKILLPAKEREIDIPTLNMLIEQSPGDFKPFMEKINKQIEKGLDTAVDMGEFFDEVLDDEAIQKHIKDKGIKAE, translated from the coding sequence ATGATTTATAGAGAATTAGCTAAAAAAGTTTTAGAACAAGCAGAGAGGCCTTTGAAACCTAAAGAAATTTGGGAGATAGCTTGTGGAATGGGATTGGATAAAGAACGCCCAAGCATAGGAAAAACACCTTGGTCCACACTTGGAAGTGATCTTGGTAAAGATAAGAAGCAATTCTATGTTGCACGCAAAGAGGGAGGAGCCTTTTTCTATTGGCTCAAATCTCGTGAAAGAGAATTTCCACCACAAGAAACCCCAGATTCCAAAGAAGAAGATGATGAACAGAGCGAGTGTTCAGACACAGCCGAAAAACAAAAAACCTCTTTTGATGAAAAGGAAAAGGAAAGGGATTTACACCCACTACTTGTGAAATTCCTTAATGAAGATCCAAATTTCAAGCTTCTATGTAAAACTATCCACCATGAAAAGTGTCGTAAAGACAAAAAAGGCAAGTGTGAGTGGAATTATCCTGACATCGTGGGCGTGTATTTTCCCTACAATAAATATTTTCCCTATAATAAATACCAACAAGAAACTTTGAAATTTTTACAGCATACCGGTCAAAAAAGACACAAGCTTTTTTCCTTTGAGCTTAAAATCAGGATTAATTTTTCCAATCTGAAAGAAAGCTATTTTCAAACGGTGAGCAATTCTACTTGGGCTAATGAGGGGTATTTGGTGGTTTTTGAAGAGATTGAAGATAAAGTTTTGGGCGAATTAAGGCGGCTCAGCCAAAGCTTTGGTATAGGGGTTATCAAGCTAGAATCTGAGATTTCAAACTCCAAAATCTTGTTGCCAGCTAAAGAAAGGGAGATTGATATACCCACACTTAACATGCTTATAGAACAAAGTCCGGGGGATTTTAAGCCTTTTATGGAAAAGATTAACAAGCAAATTGAAAAAGGACTTGATACGGCAGTGGATATGGGGGAGTTTTTTGATGAAGTGCTTGATGATGAAGCAATACAAAAACACATTAAAGATAAAGGCATTAAAGCAGAATAA
- a CDS encoding DNA-methyltransferase yields MGASYLSCPIFKSTDELFTLYQGDCNEVLPQFENQFDLIFADPPYFLSNDGLSIQSGKIVSVNKGDWDKENGINDIDEFNHQWINNAKKALKNTGSLLISGTYHNLFSLGHILQKLDFKILNLITWQKTNPPPNFSCRYLTHSAEQIIWARKSRKHKHVFNYEVLKKINNDKQMRDVWSFPAIAPWEKINGKHPTQKPLALLVRLLLMASDKNSLIGDPFSGSSTTGIAANLLKREFIGIEKESEFIKISMNRKLELDARYKEIRSKIKDLNHQ; encoded by the coding sequence ATGGGAGCGTCTTATCTTTCTTGTCCCATTTTTAAAAGCACAGACGAGCTTTTCACCCTTTATCAAGGGGATTGTAATGAGGTTTTGCCCCAATTTGAAAACCAGTTTGATTTGATTTTTGCTGATCCGCCTTATTTCCTTTCTAATGACGGCTTAAGCATACAAAGCGGTAAGATTGTGAGCGTCAATAAAGGCGATTGGGATAAAGAAAATGGGATTAACGATATTGATGAGTTTAATCACCAGTGGATAAACAACGCCAAAAAGGCTTTAAAAAACACAGGAAGCCTTTTAATCAGCGGGACTTACCACAACCTTTTTTCTTTGGGGCACATTTTACAAAAATTGGATTTTAAGATTTTAAACCTCATCACTTGGCAAAAAACCAACCCTCCCCCCAATTTCAGCTGCCGTTATTTGACGCATTCCGCTGAGCAAATCATTTGGGCGAGGAAAAGCCGCAAGCACAAGCATGTTTTTAACTATGAGGTTTTAAAAAAGATCAATAATGATAAACAAATGCGCGATGTGTGGAGCTTCCCAGCGATCGCGCCTTGGGAAAAAATTAATGGCAAGCACCCCACTCAAAAACCTCTCGCTTTATTAGTGCGCTTGCTTTTAATGGCGAGCGATAAAAATTCTCTCATTGGCGATCCTTTTAGCGGGAGCTCTACCACAGGCATTGCGGCCAATCTTTTGAAAAGGGAATTTATCGGCATAGAAAAAGAAAGCGAATTTATCAAAATATCCATGAACAGAAAATTAGAATTAGACGCTCGCTATAAAGAAATCCGATCTAAAATCAAAGATTTAAACCACCAGTAA
- the rpoD gene encoding RNA polymerase sigma factor RpoD — protein MGSYFMECPMKKKANEEKAPKKAKAEAAQENKTKENNKAKENKIKESKIKEAKAKESKAKEPVPVKKLSFNEALEELFANSLSDCVSYESIIQISTKVPTLVQVKKIKELCQKYQKKLVSSSEYAKKLNAIDKIKKTEEKQKVLDEELEDGYDFLKEKDFLEWSRSDSPVRMYLREMGDIKLLSKDEEIELSKQIRLGEDIILDAICSVPYLIDFIYAYKDALINRERRVKELFRSFDDDDENSVSDSKKDDDSEEDEENEERKKVVSEKDKKRVEKVQESFKALDKAKKEWLKALEAPIDEKEDELVRSLTLAYKRQTLKDRLYDLEPTSKLINELVKTMETTLKSGDGFEKELKRLEYKLPLFNDTLIANHKKILANITNMTKEDIIAQVPEATMVSVYMDLKKLFLTKEASEEGFDLAPNKLKEILEQIKRGKLISDRAKNKMAKSNLRLVVSIAKRFTSRGLPFLDLIQEGNIGLMKAVDKFEHEKGFKFSTYATWWIKQAISRAIADQARTIRIPIHMIDTINRINKVMRKHIQETGKEPDLEVVAEEVGLSLDKVKNVIKVTKEPISLETPVGNDDDGKFGDFVEDKNIVSSIDHIMREDLKAQIESVLDQLNEREKAVIRMRFGLLDDESDRTLEEIGKELNVTRERVRQIESSAIKKLRSPQYGRILRNYLRI, from the coding sequence ATGGGTTCTTATTTTATGGAGTGTCCAATGAAAAAGAAAGCCAACGAAGAAAAAGCCCCCAAAAAAGCCAAAGCAGAAGCCGCACAAGAAAATAAAACTAAAGAAAACAATAAAGCCAAAGAAAATAAAATCAAAGAAAGCAAAATTAAAGAAGCTAAAGCCAAAGAAAGCAAAGCGAAAGAACCTGTTCCTGTTAAAAAGCTTAGTTTCAATGAAGCGTTAGAAGAATTGTTCGCCAATTCCTTAAGCGATTGCGTTTCTTATGAGTCTATCATTCAAATCAGCACGAAAGTCCCCACTCTAGTCCAAGTCAAAAAAATCAAAGAATTGTGCCAAAAATACCAAAAGAAATTAGTCAGCTCTTCAGAATACGCTAAAAAACTCAATGCAATTGACAAGATTAAAAAAACTGAAGAAAAGCAAAAAGTTTTAGATGAGGAATTAGAGGATGGCTATGACTTTTTGAAAGAAAAGGATTTTTTAGAGTGGAGCAGAAGCGATAGCCCGGTGCGCATGTATTTGCGCGAGATGGGGGATATAAAACTTTTAAGCAAAGATGAAGAGATTGAATTGAGCAAGCAAATCCGCTTGGGCGAAGACATTATTTTAGACGCGATTTGCTCGGTGCCGTATTTGATTGATTTTATCTATGCGTATAAAGACGCTTTAATCAATCGTGAAAGAAGGGTTAAAGAGCTTTTTAGGAGCTTTGATGATGACGATGAAAATAGCGTGAGCGATTCTAAAAAAGATGACGACAGCGAAGAAGATGAAGAAAACGAAGAAAGGAAAAAAGTCGTTTCTGAAAAAGACAAGAAGCGCGTAGAAAAGGTTCAAGAAAGCTTTAAAGCCCTAGACAAGGCTAAAAAAGAATGGCTTAAAGCCCTTGAAGCCCCCATAGATGAAAAAGAAGACGAATTGGTGCGTTCATTGACCCTAGCTTACAAACGCCAAACGCTCAAAGACAGACTCTATGATTTAGAGCCTACCAGCAAACTGATTAATGAATTAGTCAAAACGATGGAGACCACTTTAAAGAGCGGCGATGGGTTTGAAAAAGAGTTGAAACGCTTGGAATACAAACTGCCCTTATTCAATGACACTCTCATCGCTAACCATAAAAAAATCCTTGCCAATATCACTAACATGACTAAAGAAGACATTATCGCTCAAGTGCCAGAAGCGACTATGGTGAGCGTGTATATGGATCTCAAAAAACTCTTTTTGACTAAAGAAGCGAGCGAAGAAGGCTTTGATTTAGCCCCTAACAAGCTAAAAGAAATTTTAGAGCAAATCAAAAGAGGGAAATTGATTTCTGATCGCGCTAAAAACAAAATGGCTAAATCCAATTTAAGGTTGGTGGTGAGCATCGCTAAACGATTCACGAGCAGAGGCTTACCATTCTTGGATTTGATTCAAGAGGGTAATATTGGCTTGATGAAAGCGGTGGATAAGTTTGAGCATGAAAAGGGCTTCAAGTTTTCTACCTATGCAACCTGGTGGATCAAACAAGCTATCAGCAGAGCCATAGCCGATCAAGCCCGCACTATCCGCATCCCCATTCACATGATTGACACGATCAATCGCATCAATAAAGTCATGCGCAAACACATTCAAGAAACCGGCAAAGAGCCTGATTTGGAAGTGGTGGCTGAAGAAGTGGGGCTTTCGTTAGATAAAGTGAAGAATGTGATTAAGGTTACTAAAGAGCCTATCAGTTTAGAAACCCCAGTCGGCAATGATGATGACGGCAAATTTGGGGATTTCGTGGAAGACAAAAATATCGTTAGCTCCATTGATCACATCATGCGCGAAGATTTAAAAGCCCAGATTGAAAGCGTTTTGGATCAGTTGAATGAGCGAGAAAAAGCGGTGATCCGCATGCGTTTTGGGCTTTTGGACGATGAAAGCGATCGAACTTTAGAAGAAATCGGCAAGGAATTGAATGTTACTAGAGAAAGGGTGCGCCAGATTGAAAGCTCTGCGATCAAAAAATTGAGAAGCCCGCAATACGGGCGCATTTTAAGAAACTATTTGCGTATTTGA
- a CDS encoding SH3 domain-containing protein: MRYFLVVFLFLFVGCMKKDFTLKDLSLPQEASSYLASSQNGSHNNQSIDPQALRENLKESYLKAWYSPWLDAKIKSNKKEVFWILKEMNKSTGYGEDLKPNAKAFNDALIKSMDIEHYPSAKIKAVVVRDSDVRAVPTNKPYYLSQKGYPFDRYQNSLIFQGTPVLVTHFNTDKTYAHIQSSFVYGWIKVSDLAYMRDKDIELLTKLKNYVMPIKDKIPLYTDYGDFYTNARVGELFALIPQSQNTPQKPQKKELKAYGFLRDAKGYATLQSVILEEKDFFVFPKAFNSENMAYFIDTMLGQKYGWGGLLGNRDCSAFTRDSFANFGILLPRNSYAQSRYANNYVDLSSMKAKEKENYILKNATPFGTLIYLKGHIMLYLGAHNHQAIVAHSIWSVQTQKHFKTLSHKIGGVVITSLWLAEEHNGAFSKKKLLIDRVLGMSDLKDFVNKTSSPLNAN; the protein is encoded by the coding sequence ATGCGTTATTTTCTTGTAGTTTTCTTGTTTTTGTTTGTGGGTTGCATGAAAAAGGATTTCACGCTCAAAGATTTATCCTTGCCCCAAGAGGCTTCAAGCTATCTTGCAAGCTCTCAAAATGGCAGTCATAATAACCAAAGCATTGACCCCCAAGCGTTAAGAGAAAACCTAAAAGAGAGCTATCTCAAAGCGTGGTATTCCCCATGGCTAGATGCGAAAATCAAAAGCAATAAAAAAGAAGTGTTTTGGATCCTTAAGGAGATGAATAAATCCACCGGTTATGGCGAAGATCTAAAACCCAACGCAAAAGCTTTCAATGATGCACTTATTAAAAGCATGGATATTGAGCATTACCCAAGCGCTAAGATTAAGGCTGTTGTGGTGCGAGATAGCGATGTAAGGGCTGTGCCTACTAACAAGCCTTATTACCTTTCTCAAAAAGGCTATCCCTTTGACAGGTATCAAAATTCGCTGATTTTTCAAGGCACGCCGGTTTTAGTCACGCATTTCAACACGGATAAAACTTACGCCCACATTCAAAGCAGTTTTGTTTATGGCTGGATCAAAGTTAGCGATTTAGCCTATATGCGCGATAAAGACATAGAGCTTTTAACCAAGCTTAAAAATTATGTCATGCCTATAAAAGATAAAATCCCCCTTTATACAGACTATGGGGATTTTTACACCAACGCTAGGGTGGGCGAATTGTTCGCTCTCATCCCCCAAAGTCAAAACACGCCTCAAAAACCCCAAAAAAAGGAATTGAAAGCCTATGGTTTTTTGAGAGACGCTAAGGGCTATGCGACTTTACAAAGCGTGATCTTAGAAGAAAAGGATTTTTTTGTTTTCCCTAAGGCTTTTAACAGCGAGAACATGGCGTATTTTATAGACACCATGCTAGGGCAAAAATACGGCTGGGGTGGGCTATTGGGTAATAGGGATTGCTCGGCTTTCACTAGGGATAGTTTTGCTAATTTTGGTATTTTGCTCCCCAGAAATTCCTACGCGCAAAGCCGTTATGCGAACAATTATGTGGATTTAAGCTCTATGAAAGCCAAAGAAAAAGAAAACTACATCCTTAAAAACGCCACGCCTTTTGGAACGCTCATCTATTTAAAAGGGCATATCATGCTCTATTTAGGCGCACACAACCATCAAGCGATAGTCGCTCACAGCATTTGGTCGGTGCAAACCCAAAAGCATTTTAAAACCTTGAGCCATAAAATAGGAGGCGTGGTGATCACTTCATTATGGTTAGCAGAAGAACATAATGGGGCGTTTTCTAAAAAGAAATTATTGATTGATAGGGTGCTTGGAATGAGCGATTTGAAAGATTTTGTCAATAAAACTTCAAGCCCTTTGAATGCGAATTGA
- the fabD gene encoding ACP S-malonyltransferase has product MQYALLFPGQGSQCIGMGKSFYESHTLAKELFERASNALKVDMKKTLFEENELLKESAYTQPAIYLVSYIAYQLLNKQVNGGLKPVFALGHSLGEVSAVSLSGALDFEKALKLTHQRGKMMQEACANKDASMMVVLGVSEESLLSLCQRTKNVWCANFNGGMQVVLAGIKDDLKALEPTLKEMGAKRVVFLEMSVASHCPFLEPMIFKFQELLEKSLKDKFHFEIISNATNEAYHNKAKAVELLSLQLTQPVRYQDCVKSNNDRVDVFFELGCGSVLKGLNKRLSNKPTISVGDNKGLDEAIEFLEEYV; this is encoded by the coding sequence ATGCAATACGCGCTATTATTTCCAGGGCAAGGCTCGCAATGTATAGGAATGGGGAAATCATTCTATGAGAGCCACACCCTAGCTAAAGAATTGTTTGAAAGGGCTTCTAATGCGCTTAAAGTGGATATGAAAAAAACGCTTTTTGAAGAAAACGAGCTTTTAAAAGAGAGCGCTTACACCCAGCCTGCCATTTATTTAGTGAGCTATATCGCTTACCAATTACTCAACAAGCAAGTGAATGGAGGATTAAAACCCGTTTTTGCTTTAGGGCATTCGCTCGGCGAAGTGAGCGCGGTGTCTTTGAGTGGGGCGTTAGATTTTGAAAAAGCCCTTAAACTCACGCACCAAAGAGGCAAAATGATGCAAGAAGCGTGCGCGAATAAAGACGCTTCCATGATGGTCGTTTTGGGCGTTTCTGAAGAAAGCCTTTTGAGTTTGTGTCAAAGAACCAAAAACGTGTGGTGCGCGAATTTCAATGGCGGCATGCAAGTGGTTTTAGCCGGGATTAAAGACGATTTGAAAGCCCTAGAGCCGACTTTAAAGGAAATGGGGGCTAAAAGAGTGGTTTTTTTAGAAATGAGCGTGGCGAGCCATTGCCCTTTTTTAGAGCCTATGATTTTTAAATTCCAGGAATTGCTAGAAAAAAGCCTGAAAGATAAATTCCATTTTGAAATCATCTCCAATGCGACTAACGAAGCGTATCACAACAAAGCAAAAGCCGTTGAATTGTTGAGCTTGCAACTCACTCAGCCGGTGCGTTATCAAGACTGCGTGAAATCCAACAACGACCGAGTGGATGTTTTTTTTGAATTAGGCTGTGGGAGTGTGTTAAAAGGGCTTAACAAGCGATTGAGCAACAAGCCAACTATAAGCGTGGGGGATAATAAAGGGCTTGATGAAGCCATTGAGTTTTTAGAAGAATACGTGTGA
- a CDS encoding FAD-dependent oxidoreductase, with protein sequence MSMEFDAVIIGGGVSGCATFYTLSEYSSLKRVAIVEKCSKLAQISSSAKANSQTIHDGSIETNYTPEKAKKVRLSAYKTRQYALNKGLQNEVIFETQKMAIGVGDEECEFMKKRYESFKEIFVGLEEFDKQKIKELEPNVILGANGIDRHENIIGHGYRKDWSTMNFAKLSENFVEEALKLRPNNQVFLNFKVKKIEKRNDTYAVISEDAEEVYAKFVLVNAGSYALPLAQSMGYGLDLGCLPVAGSFYFVPDLLRGKVYTVQNPKLPFAAVHGDPDAVIKGKTRIGPTALTMPKLERNKCWLKGISLELLKMDLNKDVFKIAFDLMSDKEIRNYVFKNMVFELPIIGKRKFLKDAQKIIPSLSLEDLEYAHGFGEVRPQVLDRTKRKLELGEKKICTHKGITFNMTPSPGATSCLQNALVDSQEIAAYLGESFELERFYKDLSPEELEN encoded by the coding sequence ATGAGTATGGAATTTGATGCTGTTATTATTGGAGGTGGGGTTTCAGGGTGCGCGACCTTTTATACTTTGAGCGAATACAGCTCTTTAAAGCGCGTGGCTATCGTGGAAAAATGCTCTAAATTAGCTCAAATCAGCTCTAGCGCTAAGGCTAATTCGCAAACCATTCATGATGGCTCTATTGAAACGAATTACACTCCTGAAAAAGCTAAAAAAGTGCGTTTGAGCGCTTATAAAACCAGACAATACGCGCTCAATAAAGGCTTGCAAAATGAAGTGATTTTTGAAACCCAGAAAATGGCTATAGGCGTGGGCGATGAAGAATGCGAGTTCATGAAAAAACGCTACGAATCCTTTAAAGAAATCTTTGTGGGGCTAGAAGAATTTGACAAGCAAAAGATTAAAGAATTAGAGCCTAATGTGATTTTAGGGGCTAATGGCATAGACAGGCATGAAAACATTATCGGGCATGGGTATAGAAAGGATTGGAGCACCATGAATTTTGCGAAGTTGAGTGAAAACTTCGTTGAAGAAGCCCTAAAATTAAGGCCTAACAACCAGGTGTTTTTGAATTTCAAAGTGAAAAAGATTGAAAAACGCAACGACACTTACGCCGTAATTTCAGAAGACGCTGAAGAAGTGTATGCTAAATTCGTGCTAGTCAATGCCGGCTCTTACGCTTTGCCTTTGGCTCAGAGCATGGGCTATGGCCTAGATTTAGGGTGCTTGCCTGTGGCGGGCAGCTTTTATTTTGTGCCGGATTTATTAAGGGGTAAAGTTTATACCGTTCAAAACCCCAAACTCCCTTTTGCAGCCGTGCATGGCGACCCTGATGCTGTCATTAAAGGAAAAACACGAATCGGGCCTACCGCTTTAACGATGCCTAAATTAGAGCGCAACAAATGCTGGCTTAAGGGCATTAGCTTGGAATTGTTGAAAATGGATTTGAATAAAGATGTGTTTAAGATCGCGTTTGATTTGATGAGCGATAAAGAAATCCGTAATTATGTGTTTAAAAACATGGTTTTTGAATTGCCTATTATCGGTAAAAGGAAATTTTTAAAAGACGCTCAAAAAATCATCCCCTCTCTTAGTCTAGAAGATTTAGAATACGCTCATGGTTTTGGCGAAGTGCGCCCGCAAGTTTTAGACAGAACCAAGCGAAAGCTAGAATTAGGTGAAAAAAAGATTTGCACCCATAAAGGCATCACTTTCAACATGACCCCCTCTCCAGGCGCGACGAGTTGCTTGCAAAACGCCCTTGTGGATTCCCAAGAAATCGCTGCGTATTTGGGCGAGAGCTTTGAATTAGAACGCTTTTATAAAGATTTATCTCCAGAAGAATTGGAAAATTAA
- a CDS encoding D-2-hydroxyacid dehydrogenase, translated as MKTFKKGVVLDAKSVGLKALEVLKEVADFDFYEVTSPNQVVERCKDAEIMVLNKVVITQEILSQLPKLKLICITATGTDNVDIKSAKALGIEVKNVSAYSTESVAQHTLACALSLLGRINDYDRYCKSGEYSQSDIFTHISGMKMGLIKGGQWGVIGLGAIGKRVAKLAQAFGAKVVYYSPKDKKEEYERLSLEELLKTSGIISIHAPLNESTRDLIALKELQSLKDGAILINVGRGGIVNEKDLALILETKDLYYASDVFVKEPFEKDHAFLNPKIQNKLLLTPHIAWAYSDSLKTLVEKTKENIQDFLASQK; from the coding sequence ATGAAAACATTCAAAAAAGGCGTGGTCTTAGACGCTAAAAGCGTGGGGTTAAAAGCGCTAGAAGTTTTAAAAGAAGTGGCGGATTTTGATTTTTATGAGGTTACTTCGCCTAATCAAGTGGTTGAACGCTGCAAAGACGCTGAAATAATGGTATTGAATAAAGTCGTGATCACTCAAGAGATTTTAAGCCAATTGCCTAAACTCAAACTCATTTGCATCACCGCTACAGGCACGGATAATGTGGATATAAAAAGCGCGAAAGCTTTAGGCATAGAAGTCAAAAACGTGAGCGCTTATTCTACAGAATCCGTAGCCCAGCACACTTTAGCGTGCGCGTTGTCTTTGTTGGGGAGAATCAATGATTACGATCGTTACTGCAAAAGCGGGGAATATAGCCAAAGCGATATTTTTACGCACATTAGCGGTATGAAAATGGGGCTTATTAAAGGAGGTCAATGGGGGGTTATTGGCTTAGGCGCAATCGGTAAAAGAGTCGCCAAGCTCGCTCAAGCTTTCGGGGCAAAGGTGGTGTATTATTCCCCTAAAGATAAAAAAGAAGAGTATGAGCGCTTGAGTTTAGAAGAATTGCTTAAAACAAGCGGTATTATCAGCATTCATGCCCCCTTAAATGAAAGCACGCGCGATTTAATCGCTCTCAAAGAATTGCAAAGCCTAAAAGATGGGGCGATTTTAATCAATGTGGGGCGTGGGGGCATTGTGAATGAAAAGGATTTGGCTTTAATTTTAGAAACCAAAGATTTGTATTACGCAAGCGATGTGTTTGTGAAAGAGCCTTTTGAAAAAGATCATGCGTTTTTGAACCCAAAGATCCAAAACAAATTGCTTTTAACCCCCCATATCGCATGGGCGTATAGCGACAGCTTGAAAACCTTAGTAGAAAAAACCAAAGAAAATATCCAGGATTTTTTAGCTTCTCAAAAATAA
- the futC1 gene encoding alpha-(1,2)-fucosyltransferase FutC1: MILAAKNSVFVHIRRGDYVGIGCQLGIDYQKKALEYMAKRVPNMELFVFCEDLEFTQNLDLGYPFMDMTTRDKEEEAYWDMLLMQSCQHGIIANSTYSWWAAYLINNPEKIIIGPKHWLFGHENILCKEWVKIESHFEVKSQKYNA; encoded by the coding sequence TTGATTTTAGCCGCTAAAAACAGCGTGTTTGTGCATATAAGAAGAGGGGATTATGTGGGGATTGGCTGTCAGCTTGGTATTGATTATCAAAAAAAGGCGCTTGAGTATATGGCAAAGCGCGTGCCAAACATGGAGCTTTTTGTGTTTTGCGAAGACTTAGAATTCACGCAAAACCTTGATCTTGGCTACCCTTTTATGGACATGACCACTAGAGATAAAGAAGAAGAGGCGTATTGGGACATGCTGCTCATGCAATCTTGTCAGCATGGCATTATCGCTAATAGCACTTATAGTTGGTGGGCGGCTTATTTGATAAACAATCCAGAAAAAATCATTATTGGCCCTAAACACTGGCTTTTTGGGCATGAGAATATCCTTTGTAAGGAATGGGTGAAAATAGAATCCCATTTTGAGGTAAAATCCCAAAAGTATAACGCTTAA
- the mtnN gene encoding aminodeoxyfutalosine nucleosidase codes for MVQKIGILGAMREEITPILELFGVGFEEIPLGGNVFHKGVYHNKEIIVAYSKIGKVHSTLTTTSMILAFGVQKVLFSGVAGSLIKDLKINDLLVAIQLVQHDVDLSAFNHPLGFIPESAIFIETSESLNALAKKVANEQHIALKEGVIASGDQFVHSKERKEFLVSEFKASAVEMEGASVAFVCQKFGVPCCVLRSISDNADEEANMSFDAFLEKSAQTSAKFLKSMVDKL; via the coding sequence ATGGTGCAAAAAATTGGCATTTTAGGGGCGATGAGAGAAGAAATAACCCCTATTTTAGAATTGTTTGGCGTGGGTTTTGAAGAGATCCCTTTAGGGGGGAATGTTTTCCATAAAGGCGTTTATCATAATAAGGAAATCATTGTCGCTTATAGCAAGATTGGCAAGGTGCATTCCACTTTAACCACAACGAGCATGATTTTAGCGTTTGGCGTTCAAAAGGTGCTTTTTAGCGGGGTGGCTGGAAGCTTAATTAAAGACTTAAAAATCAATGATTTGTTAGTGGCTATTCAATTAGTCCAGCATGATGTGGATTTGAGCGCGTTTAACCACCCTTTAGGGTTCATCCCAGAAAGCGCGATTTTTATTGAAACGAGCGAAAGTTTAAACGCTTTAGCTAAAAAAGTCGCTAATGAGCAACATATCGCGCTCAAAGAAGGCGTCATCGCATCAGGCGATCAGTTTGTGCATAGCAAAGAGAGGAAAGAATTTTTAGTTAGCGAGTTTAAAGCGAGCGCGGTGGAAATGGAGGGGGCGAGCGTGGCGTTTGTGTGCCAAAAATTTGGCGTGCCATGCTGTGTGTTAAGGAGCATTAGCGATAACGCTGATGAGGAAGCTAACATGAGCTTTGATGCGTTTTTAGAAAAAAGCGCTCAAACTTCAGCGAAATTTCTAAAAAGCATGGTGGATAAGCTTTAA